The Palaemon carinicauda isolate YSFRI2023 chromosome 38, ASM3689809v2, whole genome shotgun sequence genomic interval ACAGTTTAAGCTTTAGTAGTCAGTAGTAATGCAGTTTTATTGCTTGATATGTCCTGAAAACAGAGATTTCCTTGATATTGTTGAACCCTTAGTATACCATTGCATACACCTGATCTAACTATAAACAattgtatcaaaaatacattaGGTTAACTGATTGGTTTTGGAAATTTACAGTATGATCACCCGTAGCTTAAACAGGAATAGCAGACCATTCTGTGAACAGGCTTTGAATGTTTTTAGTCATTACGTAACTTTTTCTTGATGCTCTTCTTTGCTGTAACATGGACTAATGATGGACACCATATGAACTTTCTAATGTTTTTGCCAAATCTTTTACGTTTCCATTTAGTTATATGTTATACTTTTAGCTAGAAGAGCATGTTATGTTGTTATCTTGCTTGTGTCGGACTTGAAGGTTGTTGTGTAAAAGATTATGAGGGAGTGAGAGAAAAGTTTATTTTCCTTATACATTtcattacattttcaaatatttcttcCCTTGCAACAAGGATTGAAAATACTGCACTTCAAATCctcttattattataatgaaaacttTCTTAGATTTTGTGTTGTACGTTGTGATGCATGGTAGTGCCATATGTCGGAATGTACGGTCTTTATGGATCAAGAGTAGAAGACTGATTTAATGTGCCTGTACCTTATGATTCTTGTTACTTATAAATCCATTTGTTTAAGTTATTCTTTGCATTTTATTGTTAATGAAAGCTGATATTTTAATGAGGCAGATATGTGTACAATATTTAGTTAATTCTACTTGAGTGTATGTAGAAATTTGAAATCtattttacatatttcataatCATGAATGTGTTTATTGCTATATATAGTTTCAAGTCAGGCAGGTTTTTTAAGAATTGTTCTGGATGTATTCAGAGTTTTTGATTGAGAAGTTTGTCTTAATAATGCTTCTTGTTGAGGTCACTTTAGTTCATACACAGATACAGTACAAACATTTCATTCTTTAAAATAGGGATATGTCTGGAATGGCCATTAAATTTATAATAAGTTAGTTGATTAATGATGGTGATGCGAGGGGAAGAGCCCCACCTACCCACCCTCCTGTCACAGTATAGTCACGTATCTCTCTTTGCTCTTGTGACTGTGGGATCTTTCCTTACATTTGTTTGTGATAACTGTTGGCTATATTTTGTGAAATCTTGCTTGTAAGAGGAAGGACAGAAAATTGAATGTGATTAATTTGATTTTGTTCCTATGAGGATATAAACCTTCAAAACTTCATGTGTTGTGTACTTTGTGTGGCGTGACTGTAAGCAGCACCCCCTCCCATTGGAGTGTTTCAATCATTTGTCTGATCAGGAGAGATACAAACTTTGAGCATAATTTGTCTTGCTTTTTGATAGATTCTCTGTTCGGTATGGTGTTACCTGTGTACCCattagttaaaattattattttggcGGCAACAGCTGGCACCGTCTGTGTTCTCCTGCTTGTTATCCCCGTGTAATGCAGTGTCAGTGAATGTTCTCAGTGTTCACGTTATGACAAAATCTCCactgtgttattttttgttgtgACGGAGGAAGCTCTTTTATCTCCCTCCCCAGAGGGAGCACAGTCATTATCAGTCAGTCGGACCATGACTCTGCTTTGACAGCAAGGAAGAATGGTTGGCAAGAGAAAGGAGAGTTCATCCTCACTATTGCTCCTCTATCAGTCTCTTCTCCCTCCTCCATTCTCTTTAGTCCTATCTTCCTTGAGATAATGAAGAGAATGAAAATAGTTGCTTGGGAAGGCCTTTCACAGGAATATCCAAATGACATAGTAATCACTCTCCCCTTTCATGGAGTGATAATACTCACCCTCTAACTGGTACTTTCGGCGTAGTCAAGCAAACATGAGCCAATGTTATTAGTTAGCACTGTTGCACCCAGAGCAGGTGAGTGGTCCTGCTAAGATCAAACATCAGCACCCTAGGCTAAGGGTCTGTAGGAGCATGTACATCCACCTTTCTCATTCCTTTTGTGATATTGAGAGTTGTTCCTTACCCATGTGCACACACTATATGGTATTGACCCACAGACCAGTACCTCTGTGGCAGATTAGTAATCATAAGCTTGATGTGATAGCACCGCTGTTCATCAGTTGCAGGTGAAAGGTCTTATATGGAACTGATCTCATCATATGATACTTCGATAGGGGTATCGTTTACGCTAATTCAATAAAGTAGTAGTATCGTTTAACTAATATGATAGGAGTACTGTTAGTGCTACTCCTTGAGCCTCTATGTAATGCGGCCAATGGAGCTCACATGCCAACTGGTACCTGTGGGGTCGGTTAGCGATTGTGAGCTTGGTATAACAGCTACCACTCTTCACCCTGGAGCCAATACAGACTTTTGCACAAATCGGTACTTTCAGGGCTGGTCAGCAAGATGAGTCTGGTACAACAGTGACTGCTATTTGCACCTGTATCAGGTGATTGGTCCTTGTGGACCAAACATCAACTTCTAAGTGATTGATAATAAGGATACGCTATCATGTTAAGCTAACCTCCTCCTATTCCTTTCCCCCTATGATTGAGATGATTCTTCTTAGGAGGAGGAGTAGAAGTAGAAACAGTCCTGGAAGGCTGATTACAAGGAATCCCTCTGGACTTGGAGCGATCTCTCCTCTCTTTTGAGAGAAGGTGGTGGTTCTCACCCAGCTCCATGCAGATCAGGGTACGGGGCCTTGTATCCAGTAAACCTACCTTTGCCGCAGTATCAATCACTTGTGCCCTAAGATTGCGGGTCTCCTGTACGACGCACCCATCGCCAAGGGCCACCTATATTTTCAGCCCCGCAGCAAAGGTCCTGACCGGGCCCAATTACTTAGCCGACAGCTGATCAGTTTTGTATATCTGCCATCTACCAATAGGGCTGCAGCTAATCACACAGGGCTAACGACCTTAGGAGTCTCGCCAAATGATTGAAATTGGAATACCGCTTCAGTCTCTCATTTTTCACTAGGTACATCAGTACCTCTGAAAGAGTCTCCCTATCTTAAAGGATGAAATAATGtaggaataaataaaattttaaaagtaatttgtacttttcctagaaATACAAACCTGATTCTTTGTAATTAAATTTCCCACCGCAACCAACTTGTCAGTCCTAGGGTTAAAgctaaaagtggttactcagtgaCAGGCAGATGGGTGGGGCTTTCCCTTTCGTGGCACCTACCCTTTTTAATGGATCAAAGACATCCTTATTCTAAAGGACTCTCGTTTGTATATCTGGGAAAAGATACAAttactttataattttttaaattttttcttggtTATTTTTAAATTATTGCATAGTTTCATAAAGTTTTTCGACTTTTCAAAAGCCTATACAAAGTTGAAGAATAGCATATTGGGTGTGTATTGGGTAATTTTTAGTTTAGCCAGAGTATGaagtaatattcataattttttttttcattgatgttgAATATGATGTAGACATACTTTTTTATATTATAGCGTCAAGCTACCGGAAAAACCATGGCCGATGCATCATTTTGGCGTAGTCTCAATCTTCAAGCAGAGAaaattccccaacaagtgctagACTCGAAGTCGTCTGTCACAGTGAATACAAATCATATAAATATCATggtaagttatgagagagagagagagagagagagagagagagaaagaaagagatattTTTACACAAAATAAGGTTTCAGTAATTGTCATGTAGACCTTGGTTCTTTAGTACAAGTAATGAAATATGATTATTGGTCCCATCTTTTAGTATCAGTAATGAAATATGATCATTGTACTTAGGGTAAAAATTTACAGGCGTAtgacttaaaagttttaaccaaaaATATAATGTATGTAAGTTTATAGATTGCCTTTACACACATGTGTCCTACTCTTGAATATCCTTAAAgtgaattcatattttattttgtgttACTGTATTTATTAAGATCATGAAAACAAAAGGCAAGTACTGTATgtgaatatttgttatttttagtaTTCAGTACAGTATTGAATACTTAAGGTTTTTCTTTCAAATTAGGTAATTACTTGTTCTTCAGAAAATTCTGAGTGTCTGTATTCTTTTCAATATTATGCATTATTTGAGCTTTTGAAAGTCAAATACATCGTCATTTCCGTTTTCCTGTTCAGGGCACAAACACATTTTATCGTGAAGCCAATCCACCCTCGGGTGTTACGAGTAGTGGAGAGGTGGTTGTGCTCTTGCACGGCATGGCTTTTAAGTCAGAGACCTGGCTGAACCTTGGAACCATCAATATTCTGGCAGCCATGGGCCATCGTGTTATAGCTATTGATCTACCGGGTGAgtattttttctgaagtttttttctttttcaagaaaaatGTAGGTAATGACCTTTAGACAGTATTATAACTGATATCTGCAAATGTTTTTTATCAGTATACACCAATTTGTCATCTTTTATTAAGTATTTGTAGCGAAAGTGTTTTTAGAGGCATATATGGTTATTTTGTGATTAAAATTATAGGTATTTCAGAGCTATTGATTCTCCGAAAATACTGCTGAAAAAATCTGTTGTAAAGCTGTTTATGTTTtatgagagagaatgaataatgtATGTGATAGAATTATGTTATGATATACAATACAGTACTTGTATGATTGTGTTCAGCTGTTGTTAACAGTATAAggtgaaaaatattttatcatagaaTGAAAAAATTGGATTCTCATTGGTATGTTGCTCTTTCTCATTTCAAGAAGTAGGTATCTCATTTAAGAGTGATTTTTATCTTGTGTTATATAAAGgttgataaattatatttttataatgaaatcaGTCTTGAAggagtttttatatttaatatctgGAAGGATAGACTATACTGAATTTGCGGAGAGTTAATGTAATGCTCAGCAATGACTGGGTATCAATATGATTGACCCTTGTGTCTGCTCATTAGTTCCAATGTTCATTTGTCAGAGCTCTAAATTGCTGGGTTATTGCAAATCTCCCTTTCCCTcgttcaatgttttatatatatatatgtttaatcttCTTTTAGGGTAAACCATTTTTATTGGAGCTGATTTTTTTAGATCAAGTTGCTATGTTTGAGTGTTCAGTATCTTTTCAAATAGTCTTTACTGTACTAAAAGTTGTAGTAAGATGGGTTCTGATGAACTGGAACTCAAGTTTGATATTAATGATGGAGCTTCAAAAATAccttgttggattttttttttttttcttgaagttttcctCTATCGTCTCTGATAAGTAGACATAATTTTTCCAGAGGTTAAATTCGATGGAAGGTTTTGCTTATAGTTTAAATACATCTTCTCTCATTTTAAGCAGGTATTTAGTGTTCAGTTGGCCCACTCTCAGTAAATGTTTATGCCCAGGTAAAATAGAAAATTGCCTAAACATTGTAAGATTAATATAAAATTGTTTTGATCTTACATGTAATACAAACCGTCAACCTTTAATAAGAGTACTGTATGACCTCGCAGAAACGTAGTTGGTCACTGGTTGGGGCTAAGCCCCATCCACCAGAAAGGTAGAGCAAACCCCACTTTAACTTTGGCTATGGCTGAGTACACATGTACCTTTCTGACTCTCTGTCTTAGTTGTTGACTTATTCCTTTATCTCCCTTTCTTTAGTGATTATGATCTGTCCTTTGCAATGTCCACCCCTAAGCCAGATATGCCACAGCTGGGTATACAGGCACCCTTCTTTGCCTTTGTCTTGGCTGGACTTTTGACTAATTTCTTTGTCTCTCTTTTCTTTACTGATTCTGATCTACCTGTTGTGGTGTCCACCGCTAAGCCAGGCATGTGGCTTTGTTCTAGTAAGGAAGGCTGCCGTTGTAGCCGGTATATGAGCAAGTGTAGGGAGTGACCTTCTTTGCAATGGGTGGAGTTTGCTATGAAGAAAAAGAAGGCTGAGGAATTCTCAGCATAAGAGGTCATACCCAAGCTGATGCCGAAGAAAGACTTTAGCTTCATTTCCCCTTCTTTGGGAATGAACCCAATTTCTTCCCTTTTGGATTTTGGAGGCTGTATCCTTTGGTGAAAATTGTCGGGAGAAGGGACTCTACCCCTCATGCTCTGGGAGTGGTTCTGAGAAAAGGGGTGTACCCCTCACCCCCTGGGAGTGGTTCTGAAAAGGAGGTTTTACCCCTCACCCTCTGGGAGTGGTTCTGAGAAGGGGGTGTACCCTTCACCCTCTGGGGGTGGTTTTGAGAATAGCGGTGTACCCCCTCTCCCCTGGGAATGGCTCTGAGAaggtgtgtgtgtctctctctctctcttttttttttttattttgacaaccCTGTCAAGAAATTGAATCTTTCATGGTTGGGGTTTTCTCTAGAGAGAAACGTCTAGAGGTGCTAACATCCGCCAGAACCCAGAGGTCTCCTGGTGCTTCGCCTCCAAATGCTCCCCCTGGGGAGGAGGTGTCTGACGAGGCCTTTGGTGACAGCTGTTCCTGTGAAGGAATCCCTTGCAAAGGTTCTGTCTGCTGTTATGAAATCCTCAATTGATGGGAAAAAACCAAGAAGGATGTTAAGTGGCCCCACTCCCTTCGCCTGAGGCTCCTTTTGCTGCTTTGAATCTGTCGCCATGCACATGATCGACGCCTGCTGCCTCGAGGAAAACGAGGTCACCAAAGCAGAGGAGAACTGATTGTTCGAAGTCCCCTGCATGGTTTTGGGATTTGAGTAATACTGCATTGAGCTCTGACCATTGAGAAGGAAATTTGGTGCAAGGTTCCAGTGCTTACGAACAAGGTTCCAAGGATTGGAATCCTACACGACCAATCCAGAGCTTTATTTGTCAGGACTGTGGTCCCTCTCCTGGCTCGGGACACTCCTGAGACTCTTTGGAGACAGACTTCCTTGCGAAGAAAGCAGCAAGGAAGAAGGAAGTGTCTGATGCTTCTACTTTTTCCGATTGTTTGGAATTGCCTGTCTAGTGAAAGAAGAAGCAGGAAAAATCAGGCCGCCCTTGCCCCTTTTGTTCGTTTTCTTTTGAAAAACAATTACCACTCACACGATCACCATATATACGATCAGTACACGCTCAATCACCATGTGTACAATCAGTAAACGCTTGATCACCATGTGTGCGATAAATATGAGTGATCCACTCGGTGTGGATCCCCACAAACACTATGATCCGGGTCGTCTGGTTCATCATCAAAGATAGTTCAGGGAAGATTGGAAAGTCGCTAGAGTTTCTGTGAGCATTTTTCCTCGTTTGTAGGGCACGTTGacaacagatggcgctgatcagTTCAGGCGTTTGTTTACATAAGGTATCAAGAAACCACAAAAAAGTGTACTTAATATGAATTACTTTTGTCACTGCTGTACTGCTGAATAATGAGGAAATAGATACAggattaaaaaaaatgcatattttggATAAAAGCAATACTGTACCTACAGTAGTGCAGTACTTGACTGTCAAGGGCTTAAATTAAAACAATGGCTGCCATACGTCCGTAGTTCTTTCAAGTAAATTTTAGTTGGGGGCGTTGTCAAAAGATGGCACTAATCGGAGAGCTAATGCACACAGGTTTTTTTGTTTAGTAGATTTAAGGTTTTCTTTTTACTGTCTGTGGTTCACCACGATCAAGGAAATCACCCGCACTTCTCTCTTTTCTCTATGTAGTGGTAAGAAGCCTCGTGCTTTTAGTTCTCATTTGCCATGAAAGAGAAAGCTGCGGGCAGCTCGATCGCATTACTCACAATACAGGAAGACTACCTTCCAGGTCTGGTTCGGAGCAGTAATTGCGACATTAGTCCCGTAAGAAGCGCTCCTCTCAAACGCTTTCTTTTGATTTTGATCTGGCGATAATGAGCGTGTTTTGGCAGGAGGTCTCCTCATTCTCGCTCCCAGCATTCATGGGAATATTGAGAGGAAAATGTAGTTTCCACATTCCAATCTCCATTGGTGAAGATCAGTTTTGGTCGGTCCTCCTGATAATGCTCTTCTCATTCTAATTAGTCTTTGTCCCATTGAGACCTGGTTTCTTCGGAGAAGATACCTGACCTTTAGACCCCATGGATCATGGAATTCAAGGGGACAATAGAGAAGACCTCTCGTTCTTCCAAATGGAGGAGGGAAGTTTCATCCCATGAGGCTTCAGGTTTGGATGCAGCTCAAACCGAGAAAATTTCACAAAGAGAACGTTCCATTGTTCACAGTTCCTCTCCAGACTCATTTCGTGCTGCTTCAGACTGGAAACCCTAGACAACCTTTATTGCCTACTACCTTCGGGAATATACCAACACTCCCCTGGATAACTTTTCCCTGAGATTGATGGTATCCTCTCAAAGTGGGAGTAGTAAGCTCAGCTCCCTCATAGGACAAGTAGCATCATGTCTGATCTGAATAGTAGTTGCGACTTGAGTCTAAAATGAAAGGTAAAAATATCTGgcaatatttcttttcttcttcccctctcttggggtgcagCAGTCGTGCCATTGTGGTGCTGAAAAAGATGATAGATGCAGGTGAGCTGTGCATCACAAACTTTTCTTTACAATTTGGTATTGTATTTGAAGTATTTCTCCCATCCTCCGAACGAGGTGGATGCTGTACCTGTTGTATACctatttattaatcatattatgcCTATACATTGAACAACATATTTATTATGATTCTTCATTGATTTACCCATTTAGGTAATGGTTTATAACTCCATTTGTATCCCTATGCATGGGAAGTTAGGGTGTTGACAAGGGTCATGACTTTAGTTCATCTTTCAGACCAGAAGTCATTGGCATTTCCCAGGTCAGTTAACTAAGCCAGTTTTGGTCATTGGGGCATCCTCCCTTCTAAGGATATGTTTCCTTTTAAAGGTCAAGGGTTTGTATAATGTGAAGGAACAAATAGAAAATTTttgaagtacagtaatttgtatttgttcctaccATACAAATCTGACACAAGTCCCACAGCCCGCCCCAACTGCTCCTGAAgcacctaggtcaaaggtcaaagtgaggGTTGCTCTAGCTGTTGGGTGGGCCTGGTTTACCCACCACCTGGAGACCAAATATGTTCACCTTGTTAAAAGTCTAACGGGTGTTTCAACATCGCCAgtgtcatactcctattaaaggtctccTGTTAgtatattttggaaaaaattgtGATATTTCATCATAGAGACATTTAACTTATTATATATGGATTGCATATCTTCCAGtttagcaaatattattattattacttgctaagctacaaccctagttgggaaagcaggatgctataagcccaggggccccaacagggaaaatagcccagtgaggaaaggaaaaaaggaaaatagaatatttttaagaacagtaacaactttaaaataaatattgcctatataaactataaagactttaacaaaacaagaggaagagaaattagatagagtagtgtgcccgattgtaccctcaagcaagagaactcaaatagGCAAATTAAAAAATCTCGTTAAGAACTGTATCTCATTTGTTGTAGATAGTTTAATTACAGGCGAGAAAGATAATGAATgcatatagcatttttttttttatcagcaaataTCAATTTGAAAATATGTTTCATTTCATACATGGTAGGGAAGAGGACTCTCTTTGAAATTAGAATTTCTTGATTTTGATAAGAGCAAAGCAATATACCAATGTGAACTTAATTTTTACTTCTCAGAATGTAGTGATGGTTTACAAAATTACATGtgttaatttattttaaatttatgttGTCCTGTGTTGCTTGCTTTTATTATGTTTTTGCTTGAAATTCCATTTTGAATGCCTATGTAAATACTCTAGTTTTGTAGTTTTTTATATGCTGTACTGTAAAACTCAATACTAAATTTAATGGACATATTTTGTATTAATAAAAGTGATACAGTATTCAGAAATATATTCAATAGCAATTTTAGTACTgactgtttattgttttgtttgagCTTTTAACTGCTTATTTTGTAAAATAGTTTCCtgaaatttgttgttattttttcacaaagtttattatattttcttttgcacAGCTGTAGGGTTGCATGAACTATTGTATTTTTCACTTTAACGGCTGTTAATAAGTGCAGCTTTTGTGTTGAAAGATAATTTGAACACCTGAGTATTCTTcttataaaattaattaattgattttggTTATGGTACATCAAGGCTTTGGGGAGACGAAGGATAGATTGACACAAAGTGCTGACAAAGCTGATTACCTCCAGTCCTTCATAACTGGTCTCAAGGCTGACCGTCCTATATTAGTATCTCCATCAATGAGTGGAGGTTTTTCCTTCCCATTTATACTCAAGCATCCCGAGGGCCTTAGTGGATTTGTGCCAGTTGCCCCAGTCAGCTCCAATACTGTAGTTCCAGTGGCTGGCGATCTGACGGTTAGTGAAAAGTTCtcttgaatttttttcatttttatatgttgATAAGTTTATCATTTTATGCAGTAGAAATTCAAGTTAATGAACTGGGATGtttaaaatattgatgaaaagtagGCATCACTTGAGTCATTGTTTTCATCATCTTAAGTTACCATATACAGTCGTGATTTGTAAGGGATGTTGAATTATAATGCAGACGTAAATGTACTGTAtcatttttggtatattttttatcCACTTTGCCATCACATATAAGGTAAACatagttttattttgaattatgaaaTTGTAATATGTACATTACACCTTTGGTTATTTTAATTTCATCATAGTAGGTGAGTTGAGGATAAATGCATTTTTCTGTTGAAGGTCATCTCCACATACAGTTCACTTCTATGAGTAACTTGCAGAGATATAGAAAAATATTCTTATTGTAAAGTATGGGTCATTTACATATGCAATGATGTCATTGTATGAAGAAGTATGATAAAATTGTTAAAAATTGTTTTCGCTGAAAAATTTAAGGGCTATTTGATGCATTGACCGTATTAGTCTTTGGATAAAAAATGAGTTGTGTTTGATTGATGTTTTGGCTTCCTAATTTATTAATAACACAGGGTTGCTGCTGATAGCATTTTCCATGAGAGTTTTGTGGAATTTTTGTTGACTAAAAGTATTACTGTACCTGTAATATGATTAGTCACTTTAAGAATAAGATTAAGGTGGACAATCTATAGATTAAGAATTGCTTTGGCCACAAAATTAAGCAATTCTTTGTTTTATAGAATTATGGAGTGTATTAGTAAATGCAGTCATTGGAGTAAAACACTAAAATTTGATAAGGTTAgactaattttataattatttagatCACACTGAATTTAATTTTGCTTTAGTAAGATTGTATTTTGAGTATTTGATGATACTTGGCACTACTCTACTAACCACTTCTCAGGGGTCTGTGTTGGCCTCATACTTTTCAACATCTATACCaactttactttttactttgatggctgcttttccggtcccatacagcaggagaaccgcACTCTCTACAATAGTTGAGAGATATCCGCAGATTTACATATGCAGGTGATATGTGCTTAGTCATCTTGTTAGATTCATTTACTACCATGAAGAGCAAATTATCAGATGCTTAGAAAGATCTTAATAAATAATTCAAGCTAAATTTCCTAAATGCCAACCCGGACACAGGTACTGTATGTGCTTTCCATCTTTAAAACTACCTGGCAAAAGGGGAGTTGAACTTCTCATAGAATGATAGGAAACAGGAAATAGCTTCCCTGTCTATTTAGACATATATTAGTCAGAACACTATCTTTAAGAGAGCATGTAAGGAAAGTAAAGGGAAAGGTAGCTACTAGAAATAATTGCCTTAGCAAACTTGCCAATTCAAATCCTAAACCCTAAGACAAACAGCTTTGGCACTCATCTACTCTACTGCTGAATACTACTCCCTAGTCTGAGAAAGGTCATGTCATTCCCATAAAGTTGACGCCAATCTTAATCAACAATGTTGCATAATTTCTGGTGCCTTAAAACCAGCACCCTTTCCAGTACTCTATAGATTGGGAGGCAATTCACTACCAAACATCTGCCAAACCGCTTATTCAAAGTCCGAAAAATATAGGTAAATGGATGCGACTTCATTTTGTACTTTGTATCTAAAACAGAAGTTGATTCTAATTCAGAACACAATATTAAGTAAAGAAATAGGAAAGAGGACTGACTTGTGTTTGATTTAAGCAAAGGCTCCTGGAGATAGTATTTATTGAAAGTTTGAGACATATGATAACAGTTGATGTTGAACTTTTACAAAACCTCAAAGGTTAAGGTAGGACCTTTAGTACATTTATAGATAAGGATGTCATTATATATAGGGGAAAAAACCCCAGGAGACAGTGAAAAGATACTTTCTCTGAAGTATACATGTCATGAATGTCAGAGATCCTCATGGCGGCTAATCAGATTAACATAGAGGGATTTGCCAAAGTAGGTCTCTGTTAACCACAGAAGCCAAAAAGATGTTTATGAACAGAAAAATTTTATCAATTAACAAGTAGAGTCTAGTAATGGAGATTGTAAGTTTTCCTATGCTAAAGACTGACTTTTTTATTCTTAATCATGGAATTCTATCTCTACTTCAGAAGAAATTAGAATTCAGTAATGTATTTGTATCATTATCAGATAagacaaaattttaaaataaagtttACTGCATTATTTTCTCTTAATCTTCTGTTGTACATCTCTTAGTCTCTTGTAATATCAAAGAGAGACACATCTGTAATTTATTGAAATGCCATGATAGTAAATGTAGTCTTAAGACTGGGaatgtatttagattttttttttttttttttttttgtacagtagtACAAAATCATTATTTCAGAGATGCCCTCCTGAAGTACAGGCATGCTGTCATCAGCCTCATGGTCATCTTAAACTTGAGAGACTATGTTATAGGCTCTCTACATATCATGTAGCCTTTAAAGTTTTTCTGTAAGATATGAGTAGTTCCCACTAAACATGCTCCTGGGTAGTGCCTACTGGGCAATCTTCAGTGATGGAAAGTCATTTCCATATGACATGATATGACTATGAAGCAGTAGGCAATACATCCTTTGGAGATTCAAGTCCTGATTTGCGACCATCAGGTCCTATTCTCTACCAGCTTCCTTCCACAATTGTCTTTCCTATCTGTCCTTTAGTTATTCTTCATGAGCTTGGAGATACTGCACCCAAGATGAAAACATGAGTAGTAAGGC includes:
- the LOC137630646 gene encoding putative protein-lysine deacylase ABHD14B isoform X2 produces the protein MAPSLMLNKIPMTPFRVMVAVSGVAAICLVISALSTTGPKPKLGAVFQQAAKTVKRQATGKTMADASFWRSLNLQAEKIPQQVLDSKSSVTVNTNHINIMGTNTFYREANPPSGVTSSGEVVVLLHGMAFKSETWLNLGTINILAAMGHRVIAIDLPGFGETKDRLTQSADKADYLQSFITGLKADRPILVSPSMSGGFSFPFILKHPEGLSGFVPVAPVSSNTVVPVAGDLTIPTLIIYGEKDHNLGISSRDDLLKIPTSQAVMIPQGSHPAYLDNPAMFHELLYNFIKQVHAHKAVA